The DNA region CGCGCCGGCGTCACCAGCATGGGCGCCTATGCCATCACCACGGTCGGCTGCGCTGCGCTGTCTCCGATCGTCGGCACCGCCGTGATGCATCGCCCGCTGACCTATCGCGAGGCCCACATCCTCGTCGGCTCCTGCCTGATCCCGGTCGTCGGCGGTTGGCTGGTGAACGAGGCTTACAACGAAGGCATCTTGTGGGCGCCGGACGAGCAGCAGCCGGTCGCGGTGAAGAAGCACCGCAAGCGTCACGTCGCCACCAAGTAAATACAGCGGCCTTGCCGCATGAGAACGCCGGCGCCGATGAGGCGCCGGCGTTTTCGTTTGTGGGGGACGACGCTTGCGCCGTCATCCTGAGGTGCGAGTGAGCGGAGCGAACGAGCCTCGAAGGATGGCGGCGGCCGTTCATTCTTCGAGGGCTGCGTAACCCGGGTAGAGCGAAGCGCAATCCGGGAACGGCTGGATGTGTTGCCCCGGATTTCGCTTCGCTCATCCGGGCTGCGGGTTAACGGCTATTGCTTCTTCGCGATGAACAGCCCCTCGCGAAGATGGAAGACGAAATCGCCGTTCTCCGTCTGCGGCTTCAAGAAGGCCGCGACGTCGGGCGTCACCTGCGACAGCATCGCGCGTAGCAGCGCCTTCATCGTGTCGTCGTAACGCGCCGCCCAGGACTTGAACTCCATCTTCTTGTCGAGCGTCTCTTCATGCGTCGGCGGCAGATGCGCGGCCTTCAGCGCGTCGCGCCACTCGTCGAGAGTCCAGGCTCTCAAGTGGCTCGGGTCACGCAGACGCTCGAAGGCATTGATGTAGTCGCCAACGCTGCCCACGGGCACGACGTTGTCGACCAGCGCGAACGTGCCGCCGGGCTTCAACACACGGTGCACCTCGGCGAGGAAGTCCGGGATCGAGTCGAAATGATGCGGCGCGATACGGCAGGTGACGAGATCGAAGCTCGCGTCCTCGAACGGCAGCGCTTCGGCCTTGGCGTAAGTGACGCGCACATTGTCGAGGCCGCGCCGGCC from Pseudolabrys taiwanensis includes:
- a CDS encoding class I SAM-dependent methyltransferase, with product MSKTAVQEQFGKTAAHYLTSKPHAQGKSLERLVTLAAPQQDWRVLDIATGGGHVAYTFAPHVARVWATDVTQEMLDQVKAEAGRRGLDNVRVTYAKAEALPFEDASFDLVTCRIAPHHFDSIPDFLAEVHRVLKPGGTFALVDNVVPVGSVGDYINAFERLRDPSHLRAWTLDEWRDALKAAHLPPTHEETLDKKMEFKSWAARYDDTMKALLRAMLSQVTPDVAAFLKPQTENGDFVFHLREGLFIAKKQ